Proteins found in one Gopherus flavomarginatus isolate rGopFla2 chromosome 18, rGopFla2.mat.asm, whole genome shotgun sequence genomic segment:
- the ISOC2 gene encoding isochorismatase domain-containing protein 2 isoform X1 has protein sequence MALARLGKVVPKTSILFLCDMQEKFRPTIAHFPQIVAVAARMLQVAQLLEIPVVVTEQYPQGLGPTVPELGAEGLRKFPKTCFSMLVPEVEQELGALPHLHSVLLCGIEAQACIMSTALDALERGLDVHVVADACSSRSQVDRLVALSRLRQSGAFITTSEGLILQLVRDAAHPCFRQIQKVIKDPAPDSGLVSLFPGQSSGFS, from the exons ATGGCGCTGGCCCGGCTCGGGAAGGTGGTTCCCAAAACCAGCATCCTCTTCCTGTGCGACATGCAGGAGAAGTTCCGGCCCACCATAGCCCACTTCCCCCAGATTGTGGCCGTGGCAGCTCGCATGTTGCAG gTGGCGCAGCTGCTGGAGATCCCGGTGGTGGTGACAGAGCAgtacccccaggggctgggccctacGGTGCCTGAGCTGGGGGCCGAGGGGCTGAGGAAGTTCCCCAAGACCTGCTTCAGCATGCTGGTCCCGGAGGTGGAGCAGGAGTTgggggcactgccccacctgcaCTCTGTGCTCCTGTGCGGCATTGAGGCCCAAGCCTGCATCATG AGCACAGCGCTCGATGCCCTGGAGCGGGGACTGGATGTTCACGTGGTGGCTGATGCGTGCTCCTCCAGAAG CCAAGTGGACCGGCTGGTGGCCCTGTCCCGTCTGCGGCAGAGCGGTGCCTTCATCACCACCAGCGAGGGGCTGATCCTGCAGCTGGTCAGAGACGCTGCCCACCCTTGCTTCCGACAG ATCCAGAAGGTCATTAAGGATCCGGCTCCGGACAGTGGCCTCGTCTCCCTGTTCCCGGGACagagctctggcttcagctaa
- the ISOC2 gene encoding isochorismatase domain-containing protein 2 isoform X2, whose amino-acid sequence MSPGVGAGCAFRVSAENRTERVRTIRQLQLQTLATGWRPNRGGLMVAQLLEIPVVVTEQYPQGLGPTVPELGAEGLRKFPKTCFSMLVPEVEQELGALPHLHSVLLCGIEAQACIMSTALDALERGLDVHVVADACSSRSQVDRLVALSRLRQSGAFITTSEGLILQLVRDAAHPCFRQIQKVIKDPAPDSGLVSLFPGQSSGFS is encoded by the exons AtgtccccaggggtgggggcaggttgCGCTTTCCGAGTGTCTGCTGAAAACAGGACAGAAAGGGTCAGGACTATTAGGCAGCTGCAGTTGCAGACGCTGGCCACTGGATGGCGGCCTAACCGTGGAGGATTGATG gTGGCGCAGCTGCTGGAGATCCCGGTGGTGGTGACAGAGCAgtacccccaggggctgggccctacGGTGCCTGAGCTGGGGGCCGAGGGGCTGAGGAAGTTCCCCAAGACCTGCTTCAGCATGCTGGTCCCGGAGGTGGAGCAGGAGTTgggggcactgccccacctgcaCTCTGTGCTCCTGTGCGGCATTGAGGCCCAAGCCTGCATCATG AGCACAGCGCTCGATGCCCTGGAGCGGGGACTGGATGTTCACGTGGTGGCTGATGCGTGCTCCTCCAGAAG CCAAGTGGACCGGCTGGTGGCCCTGTCCCGTCTGCGGCAGAGCGGTGCCTTCATCACCACCAGCGAGGGGCTGATCCTGCAGCTGGTCAGAGACGCTGCCCACCCTTGCTTCCGACAG ATCCAGAAGGTCATTAAGGATCCGGCTCCGGACAGTGGCCTCGTCTCCCTGTTCCCGGGACagagctctggcttcagctaa
- the LOC127036504 gene encoding C-Jun-amino-terminal kinase-interacting protein 4-like isoform X1, which translates to MEEVFGEEGESATPALGEEMVLGLAAGLYGELERLVGAYGRGAVAGLLPQLVSVLEALEQAGGQIQERDEALELLRDDRLGLLGQYERERSGRKRAEERYMELEDAVEQERKGHKAALSRLDGQSRRLEEKARSYADQLASLEEQKAALLKELSALGQTHSKMVQRYKELKALTVPPPAPPTPWPSGVASAPHWPPLFLPSTSDPGCSEPSKGSAEAPDPAPMEGTPEPQQDGEGPTRNSHPLAQELPLPARDGSPQRCQELAEILSSTPELDPTPDLPASPPTPQRNMESLFAEVSGLSLELLGDVDEGADLQGDAVQTLMMENAELRDTRLVLDTARRHLIARVEELMGERESLREERNGATEALSCCQGRLRETEQDLSRIQQELEEIKKQNSDDAEVEAQTSQRKRFTRAEMARVLTERNLYKERLMELQEAVRRTEMLRASREVQAAQMKKSSFWKFFDRLFSASDSPERVPASPPVSEHRGNGGRAPPAVRYLPRPASPTDTREPPNLSPQQQKRDLYRRIRSHIWKQHGRAPVHGWSPPAIPQVRAEQAEGQDLPMLAQLRLLDQKDPSTKLWCAVGMGVPRTDGGDSGPPWPAPPSLLWVCSGTHSASEVTVMDAARANLVLAQFVLPNAHVLCAAWLPGHRPPSAESTKLEPEILEDPLAPDPLEPEEEAGTPDTDSDAIGTMDTVWLGTQEGSISIYSAVSDWRRCLRTVQLQDAVHSVVHAQGRAVTALGNGTIAVFHRDAAGRWDLQHPRLLDLGRPRQSIRCALAVGSQVWVGYRNRVYVMEPRSARVQRYFEVTGRPESQVRHMALAGDGVWVSVRLDPTLRLFHAATGQPLQEIDLTPFVHSMFGPNTLGFSLHVSALGCFSQRLWIGTASGTVLTVPFAPEFSGRSEAPPATGTQLGPSPTSTPYCAMESAQASYHGHRDAVRFFVCVPGCLNPSLAGSNESREEGAGQKQPTALVLSGGEGYINLRIGDDTDDQFGDLLVPNPRLRRSERSHLIVWQVQA; encoded by the exons atgGAGGAGGTTTTCGGGGAGGAAGGGGAGTCGGCCACCCCTGCGCTCGGTgaggagatggttttggggctggctgcagggctctaTGGAGAGCTGGAACGGCTAGTGGGGGCCTACGGGCGGGGGGCAGTGGCCGGGCTGCTGCCCCAGCTGGTCTCAGTGCTGGAGGCTTTGGAGCAAGCCGGGGGGCAGATCCAGGAGCGGGATGAggcgctggagctgctgcgggaCGACCGGCTCGGGCTCCTGGGCCAGTACGAGCGGGAGCGGTCCGGGCGCAAGAGAGCTGAGGAG CGCTACATGGAGCTGGAGGACGCGGTGGAGCAAGAGCGCAAGGGGCACAAGGCGGCGCTGAGCCGGCTGGACGGGCAGAGCCGGCGGCTGGAGGAGAAGGCCCGGAGCTACGCGGACCAAT TGGCCAGCCTGGAGGAGCAGAAAGCCGCCTTGCTCAAGGAGCTGTCAGCCCTAGGCCAGACTCACAGCAAG ATGGTTCAGCGCTACAAGGAGCTGAAGGCCCTGACGgtgccaccccctgccccaccgaCCCCCTGGCCTAGCGG TGTGGCGTCAGCCCCCCACTGGCCTCCCCTGTTTCTCCCCAGCACCTCGGACCCCGGCTGCTCCGAGCCCTCCAAG GGCTCTGCAGAGGCTCCGGACCCAGCCCCAATGGAGGGGACCCCCGAACCCCAGCAGGATGGGGAGGGGCCCACCAGGAACAGCCACCCGctggctcaggagctgcccctgcccgccAGAGACG GCTCCCCGCAGAGGTGCCAGGAGTTGGCTGAGATCTTGAGCTCCACCCCGGAGCTGGACCCCACTCCAGATCTGCCAGCCAG ccccccaaccccacaaCGCAACATGGAGTCGCTGTTCGCCGAGGTGTCGGGCCTGAGCCTCGAGCTGCTGGGGGATGTGGACGAGGGGGCTGATCTGCAGG GTGATGCTGTGCAGACCCTGATGATGGAGAATGCAGAGCTCCGGGATACCAG GCTGGTGCTGGACACTGCGCGCCGCCACCTCATTGCCCGGGTGGAGGAGCTGATGGGTGAGCGGGAGTCACTGCGGGAGGAGCGGAACGGGGCCACTGAGGCCCTGAGCTGCTGCCAGGGGCGTCTGCGTGAGACCGAGCAGGATCTGAGCAG GATTcagcaggagctggaggaaaTCAAGAAGCAAAACAGTGACGATGCTGAG GTGGAGGCCCAGACCTCGCAGCGGAAGCGGTTCACGCGGGCGGAGATGGCGCGGGTGCTGACCGAGCGCAACCTTTACAAGGAGCGGCtgatggagctgcaggaggccgtGAGACGCACGGAGATGCTCCG AGCATCTCGGGAGGTCCAGGCGGCTCAGATGAAGAAATCGTCCTTCTGGAAATT CTTCGACCGGCTCTTCAGCGCCAGCGACTCCCCTGAGCGGGTCCCGGCGTCGCCCCCAGTGTCTGAGCACCGGGGCAATGGGGGTAGGGCACCCCCTGCTGTGAGGTacctgccccgccctgcctcccccacagA CACGCGGGAGCCCCCCAAtctctccccccagcagcagaagCGGGACCTTTACCGCCGGATCCGCTCCCACATCTGGAAGCAGCACGGCCGCGCCCCGGTTCACGGATGGAGCCCCCCGGCCATCCCCCAG GTTCGGGCGGAGCAGGCTGAGGGCCAGGATCTGCCCATGCTGGCACAGCTGCGGCTGCTGGACCAGAAAGATCCCAGCACCAAG ctgtggTGTGCTGTCGGGATGGGGGTGCCTAGGACGGACGGCGGCGACTCG GGGCCGCCCtggcctgccccccccagcctgctgtggGTCTGCTCTGGGACACACTCGGCCAGCGAGGTCACGGTGATGGACGCTGCCCGCGCCAACCTTGTCCTGGCACAGTTTGTGCTGCCCAACGCCCATGTGCTGTGTGCCGCCTGGCTGCCTG GTCACCGGCCACCCAGTGCCGAGAGCACAAAGCTGGAACCCGAGATCCTGGAAGACCCCTTGGCCCCTGACCCCCTAGAGCCAGAGGAGGAGGCGGGGACCCCGGACACGGACAGTGATGCCATTGGCACCATGGACACTGTCTGGCTGGGCACCCAGGAGGGCAG CATTTCCATCTACTCGGCCGTTTCTGACTGGCGCCGGTGCCTGCGAACGGTGCAGCTGCAGGACGCCGTGCACAGCGTGGT cCACGCCCAGGGCCGCGCAGTGACTGCGCTGGGGAATGGGACCATTGCTGTCTTCCACCGGGACGCCG CCGGCCGATGGGACCTGCAGCACCCCCGGCTGCTGGACCTGGGGCGTCCCCGCCAGTCCATCCGCTGCGCCCTGGCCGTGGGGAGCCAGGTCTGGGTCGGCTACCGCAACCGGGTCTATGTGATGGAGCCGCGCAGCGCCAGGGTCCAG cggTACTTTGAGGTGACCGGGCGCCCTGAGAGCCAGGTGAGGCACATGGCGTTGGCGGGCGATGGAGTCTGGGTCTCGGTGCGGCTGGACCCCACCCTGCGCCTCTTCCATGCAGCCACTGGCCAGCCCCTGCAGGAGATCGACCTGACACCCTTTGTCCACAGCATGTTTG GCCCAAACACTCTGGGTTTCTCCCTGCACGTCTcggccctgggctgcttctcccaGCGGCTGTGGATCGGCACGGCCAGTGGCACTGTCTTGACCGTGCCCTTCGCTCCTG AGTTCTCAGGGCGCTCAGaggcccccccggccacggggacCCAGCTGGGCCCATCGCCCACCAGCACCCCCTACTGTGCGATGGAGAGTGCCCAGGCTTCCTACCACGGGCACCGTGATGCCGTCCGGTTCTTCGTCTGTGTCCCAG GCTGCCTTAACCCTTCACTGGCTGGGAGCAATGAGAGCCgtgaggagggagctgggcagaAGCAGCCCACGGCTTTGGTGCTGAGCGGAGGAGAGGGGTATATCAACCTCCGGATCG GGGACGACACAGACGATCAATTTGGGGACCTCTTGGTGCCCAATCCCCGTCTGCGCCGCTCGGAGCGCAGCCACCTCATTGTGTGGCAGGTCCAGGCCTGA
- the LOC127036504 gene encoding C-Jun-amino-terminal kinase-interacting protein 4-like isoform X2 — MEEVFGEEGESATPALGEEMVLGLAAGLYGELERLVGAYGRGAVAGLLPQLVSVLEALEQAGGQIQERDEALELLRDDRLGLLGQYERERSGRKRAEERYMELEDAVEQERKGHKAALSRLDGQSRRLEEKARSYADQLASLEEQKAALLKELSALGQTHSKMVQRYKELKALTVPPPAPPTPWPSGVASAPHWPPLFLPSTSDPGCSEPSKGSAEAPDPAPMEGTPEPQQDGEGPTRNSHPLAQELPLPARDGSPQRCQELAEILSSTPELDPTPDLPASPPTPQRNMESLFAEVSGLSLELLGDVDEGADLQGDAVQTLMMENAELRDTRLVLDTARRHLIARVEELMGERESLREERNGATEALSCCQGRLRETEQDLSRIQQELEEIKKQNSDDAEVEAQTSQRKRFTRAEMARVLTERNLYKERLMELQEAVRRTEMLRASREVQAAQMKKSSFWKFFDRLFSASDSPERVPASPPVSEHRGNGGRAPPAVRYLPRPASPTDTREPPNLSPQQQKRDLYRRIRSHIWKQHGRAPVHGWSPPAIPQVRAEQAEGQDLPMLAQLRLLDQKDPSTKGPPWPAPPSLLWVCSGTHSASEVTVMDAARANLVLAQFVLPNAHVLCAAWLPGHRPPSAESTKLEPEILEDPLAPDPLEPEEEAGTPDTDSDAIGTMDTVWLGTQEGSISIYSAVSDWRRCLRTVQLQDAVHSVVHAQGRAVTALGNGTIAVFHRDAAGRWDLQHPRLLDLGRPRQSIRCALAVGSQVWVGYRNRVYVMEPRSARVQRYFEVTGRPESQVRHMALAGDGVWVSVRLDPTLRLFHAATGQPLQEIDLTPFVHSMFGPNTLGFSLHVSALGCFSQRLWIGTASGTVLTVPFAPEFSGRSEAPPATGTQLGPSPTSTPYCAMESAQASYHGHRDAVRFFVCVPGCLNPSLAGSNESREEGAGQKQPTALVLSGGEGYINLRIGDDTDDQFGDLLVPNPRLRRSERSHLIVWQVQA, encoded by the exons atgGAGGAGGTTTTCGGGGAGGAAGGGGAGTCGGCCACCCCTGCGCTCGGTgaggagatggttttggggctggctgcagggctctaTGGAGAGCTGGAACGGCTAGTGGGGGCCTACGGGCGGGGGGCAGTGGCCGGGCTGCTGCCCCAGCTGGTCTCAGTGCTGGAGGCTTTGGAGCAAGCCGGGGGGCAGATCCAGGAGCGGGATGAggcgctggagctgctgcgggaCGACCGGCTCGGGCTCCTGGGCCAGTACGAGCGGGAGCGGTCCGGGCGCAAGAGAGCTGAGGAG CGCTACATGGAGCTGGAGGACGCGGTGGAGCAAGAGCGCAAGGGGCACAAGGCGGCGCTGAGCCGGCTGGACGGGCAGAGCCGGCGGCTGGAGGAGAAGGCCCGGAGCTACGCGGACCAAT TGGCCAGCCTGGAGGAGCAGAAAGCCGCCTTGCTCAAGGAGCTGTCAGCCCTAGGCCAGACTCACAGCAAG ATGGTTCAGCGCTACAAGGAGCTGAAGGCCCTGACGgtgccaccccctgccccaccgaCCCCCTGGCCTAGCGG TGTGGCGTCAGCCCCCCACTGGCCTCCCCTGTTTCTCCCCAGCACCTCGGACCCCGGCTGCTCCGAGCCCTCCAAG GGCTCTGCAGAGGCTCCGGACCCAGCCCCAATGGAGGGGACCCCCGAACCCCAGCAGGATGGGGAGGGGCCCACCAGGAACAGCCACCCGctggctcaggagctgcccctgcccgccAGAGACG GCTCCCCGCAGAGGTGCCAGGAGTTGGCTGAGATCTTGAGCTCCACCCCGGAGCTGGACCCCACTCCAGATCTGCCAGCCAG ccccccaaccccacaaCGCAACATGGAGTCGCTGTTCGCCGAGGTGTCGGGCCTGAGCCTCGAGCTGCTGGGGGATGTGGACGAGGGGGCTGATCTGCAGG GTGATGCTGTGCAGACCCTGATGATGGAGAATGCAGAGCTCCGGGATACCAG GCTGGTGCTGGACACTGCGCGCCGCCACCTCATTGCCCGGGTGGAGGAGCTGATGGGTGAGCGGGAGTCACTGCGGGAGGAGCGGAACGGGGCCACTGAGGCCCTGAGCTGCTGCCAGGGGCGTCTGCGTGAGACCGAGCAGGATCTGAGCAG GATTcagcaggagctggaggaaaTCAAGAAGCAAAACAGTGACGATGCTGAG GTGGAGGCCCAGACCTCGCAGCGGAAGCGGTTCACGCGGGCGGAGATGGCGCGGGTGCTGACCGAGCGCAACCTTTACAAGGAGCGGCtgatggagctgcaggaggccgtGAGACGCACGGAGATGCTCCG AGCATCTCGGGAGGTCCAGGCGGCTCAGATGAAGAAATCGTCCTTCTGGAAATT CTTCGACCGGCTCTTCAGCGCCAGCGACTCCCCTGAGCGGGTCCCGGCGTCGCCCCCAGTGTCTGAGCACCGGGGCAATGGGGGTAGGGCACCCCCTGCTGTGAGGTacctgccccgccctgcctcccccacagA CACGCGGGAGCCCCCCAAtctctccccccagcagcagaagCGGGACCTTTACCGCCGGATCCGCTCCCACATCTGGAAGCAGCACGGCCGCGCCCCGGTTCACGGATGGAGCCCCCCGGCCATCCCCCAG GTTCGGGCGGAGCAGGCTGAGGGCCAGGATCTGCCCATGCTGGCACAGCTGCGGCTGCTGGACCAGAAAGATCCCAGCACCAAG GGGCCGCCCtggcctgccccccccagcctgctgtggGTCTGCTCTGGGACACACTCGGCCAGCGAGGTCACGGTGATGGACGCTGCCCGCGCCAACCTTGTCCTGGCACAGTTTGTGCTGCCCAACGCCCATGTGCTGTGTGCCGCCTGGCTGCCTG GTCACCGGCCACCCAGTGCCGAGAGCACAAAGCTGGAACCCGAGATCCTGGAAGACCCCTTGGCCCCTGACCCCCTAGAGCCAGAGGAGGAGGCGGGGACCCCGGACACGGACAGTGATGCCATTGGCACCATGGACACTGTCTGGCTGGGCACCCAGGAGGGCAG CATTTCCATCTACTCGGCCGTTTCTGACTGGCGCCGGTGCCTGCGAACGGTGCAGCTGCAGGACGCCGTGCACAGCGTGGT cCACGCCCAGGGCCGCGCAGTGACTGCGCTGGGGAATGGGACCATTGCTGTCTTCCACCGGGACGCCG CCGGCCGATGGGACCTGCAGCACCCCCGGCTGCTGGACCTGGGGCGTCCCCGCCAGTCCATCCGCTGCGCCCTGGCCGTGGGGAGCCAGGTCTGGGTCGGCTACCGCAACCGGGTCTATGTGATGGAGCCGCGCAGCGCCAGGGTCCAG cggTACTTTGAGGTGACCGGGCGCCCTGAGAGCCAGGTGAGGCACATGGCGTTGGCGGGCGATGGAGTCTGGGTCTCGGTGCGGCTGGACCCCACCCTGCGCCTCTTCCATGCAGCCACTGGCCAGCCCCTGCAGGAGATCGACCTGACACCCTTTGTCCACAGCATGTTTG GCCCAAACACTCTGGGTTTCTCCCTGCACGTCTcggccctgggctgcttctcccaGCGGCTGTGGATCGGCACGGCCAGTGGCACTGTCTTGACCGTGCCCTTCGCTCCTG AGTTCTCAGGGCGCTCAGaggcccccccggccacggggacCCAGCTGGGCCCATCGCCCACCAGCACCCCCTACTGTGCGATGGAGAGTGCCCAGGCTTCCTACCACGGGCACCGTGATGCCGTCCGGTTCTTCGTCTGTGTCCCAG GCTGCCTTAACCCTTCACTGGCTGGGAGCAATGAGAGCCgtgaggagggagctgggcagaAGCAGCCCACGGCTTTGGTGCTGAGCGGAGGAGAGGGGTATATCAACCTCCGGATCG GGGACGACACAGACGATCAATTTGGGGACCTCTTGGTGCCCAATCCCCGTCTGCGCCGCTCGGAGCGCAGCCACCTCATTGTGTGGCAGGTCCAGGCCTGA
- the IL11 gene encoding interleukin-11, whose protein sequence is MKSSVCRLLVALLSLCEGLRGLPAPRLKPSDPRADFDSIISLAKNLLSDTKHLFHHFKSRYPAEGEHKMDTLPVLSMSAVELANIQVPGGLARLSADLQNYQKHLEWLRRAGPVLRPLEPDLGALHARLERLVKRLEHLMSKLNLARPSDPLPTLPSHGTHWAVVQAGHALFHSLHLYLDWAARALVLIRSKL, encoded by the exons ATGAAAA GCAGTGTGTGCCGGTTGCTGGTGGCGCTGCTGAGTCTGTGCGAGGGGCTGCGGGGGCTCCCTGCTCCCCGCCTGAAGCCTTCAGACCCCCGTGCCGATTTCGACTCCATCATCAGCCTGGCCAAGAACCTGCTGAGTGACACCAAACACCTGTTCCATCATTTC aaatCCCGGTACCCGGCCGAGGGGGAGCACAAGATGGACACGCTGCCCGTGCTGTCCATGAGTGCCGTGGAGCTGGCCAACATCCAG GTGCCCGGGGGCCTGGCACGGCTCAGTGCAGACCTGCAGAACTACCAGAAGCACCTGGAGTGGCTGCGCCGGGCGGGGCCAGTGCTgcggcccctggagccagacttGGGAGCCCTGCATGCCCGGCTGGAGCGTCTGGTCAAGCGCCTGGAACACCTG atGTCCAAACTGAACCTGGCCCGGCCCAGCGACCCGCTGCCCACGCTGCCCTCGCACGGCACCCACTGGGCGGTGGTGCAGGCCGGCCACGCCCTCTTCCACAGCCTGCACCTCTACCTGGACTGGGCCGCCCGCGCCCTGGTTCTGATCCGCAGCAAGCTGTGA